A genomic region of Deltaproteobacteria bacterium contains the following coding sequences:
- a CDS encoding methyltransferase domain-containing protein, with the protein MEERVSVEDIGGEQLPYKDEFDMISMVVTLHEILTEDRQKVVEKAFQSLKRGGYLLALDFSYPDSIKDFSPS; encoded by the coding sequence TTGGAAGAACGGGTCAGCGTAGAAGATATCGGTGGGGAGCAATTGCCTTACAAAGATGAGTTCGATATGATCAGCATGGTGGTCACGCTTCACGAAATCCTAACGGAGGATCGACAAAAAGTCGTTGAGAAGGCTTTTCAATCCCTGAAAAGAGGTGGCTATCTTCTGGCTCTTGATTTTTCTTATCCGGACAGTATAAAGGATTTTAGTCCATCGTAG